In the Callospermophilus lateralis isolate mCalLat2 chromosome 7, mCalLat2.hap1, whole genome shotgun sequence genome, CCCAGaggtatccttctgcctcagccataCCTTAGGGATCTGTGCAAGCCCAATGGTCCCATCACCCATGGGAGACAGAGACTACGGAGCAGGAGGAAGGAAGCCAAGGACTGTCTTCATCCCAGGCTGATATACTCAGaactgggtgggtggatggatggatggacagatgcacGGATGAGTGGGTCGATGGATGGGTGCATAGATGATGGATAggtgggtagatggatgggtgagtagatggatgggtgaatggatgaGCTAATGGGTGGTAGATGGGTgatgagggaggatggaaggaacCCTGGAAGGCAGGGATGCGGGGGTCTGGTAAGGTGAAGGATGTTGACACCAAATCACATCCTTAGAACAAatgtttgtctttttcttctcCATGGTCTAAACCTCCCAGCCTCTCCTGGAGGAACACATTCCAAGGCTGTTTTTAGTAAAGTGTCCCTTGGAGTCTCTCTAATTGCAGCCTCTTTGCCCTTGATGGACTTCTGGGGTCCTGGAGATAGCCAATGGGCTTCTCCCTTGTGAAACCGTTTCTGTGTTTCAGGACTTCaactaaaagaaagaaagtggTTGGACTGAGTGGAGCTTTCAAACTGGGCTTTCCCAGAGCTGCTTTAGGGGTTGAGAGAACActattatttcctttttaaaaatactttaaaaatttttaattaaaaaaaaaaaccaatgcaCCAGAATCCTGGAGCCCCAGCTCGCCCCACCTGGCTTATTCTCTTTCTAAATCAAAGTTCTGAGGTTTTAAGATAAGCAGTTAATAAACTGTGGTCATTTGCCGCTCTTGTCCACTCGACTTTCCACGACAACCATCAACAATGTAAAAGAGAGAGATGGGTCGGGTTCTGGTCCATTGTGACTGGAGCCACTGTCTGTAAGCCCCAGTTTGTTCTCCTTAGTCGTCTTTAGAGTAAGAAAATATTATGAGTTGGACATACCACTTATTTCTCTTGGTTTCACACATCGGGGTTTCCATACTGGGTTTTATTTTTGTGTAGAGAAGTTCACTGAtagttttaaaaaaggaaagaaaataggaaccCATTGGACTGATCCCCAAGAAAAAGCTTCCTGCTCTTGCTTTTCCTGGTTCTATCCTGTGCCAACAGAGTTGACTCTTAGTTAGGGCAGTTAATCTCCCCGTCCTCTAACCCTGGGCTCTCGTGGGGAAAGATGTGCTACCTAGGTCAAGGGTGAGAAcaagccaagcttctcctctgagccCTTATGGGCCAGCCATTCATAAACTTGCCCCAACCCTTGAGCTACGCGCTGTTCAGTCCTGCGGGGCAGCCTCCTGGTGAGGTGAGCTGCTCCTAACTTTCCAGGTGAGGCAGCAGTTCATCTCAACTGGAACCTGGCTGCCCCTCTCCCGCCCTCCCCTCCGAGTGAGATTGCAGCAGGGTGGCAGGCCCCCTCAGCCTCTGCAGCCACGAGACCGAGCCTCCCCATCCATCCTAGCCCTAGACTAACTGGTGAGAAGCTGATTTGGAAGAACATTCTGGAATATTGTGTAGAAAAACTGTGCTCCTGCTTCTGAGATAATCAACACTGGGCTGGCAGGAGGCATCCTGCTAGAAGGAGTATATTAGAAAGATAAGTAATCCATCAATTGGTCATAAATGGGCTCAGAGCCGGGcccggtgacacacacctgtaatcccaggcttgggaggctgaggcaggaggaattccagcctcagcaaaagcaaggtgctgagcaactcagtgagaacttgtctctaaaataaaatacaaaatagggctgggaatgtggctcagtggttgggtccccctgagttcaatccccagtgccaaatacATAAATAAGCTTGGGAACTGCTGGTTCACTTAAGAATAGGCTaatttccctttttaaaattcatattgttAATTTGCTTTGTATACTTTATTTTGGGGTGAagtcagggagggaaatttaaagACAAGTTATTTCACTGGACTTCTGATGGTAATAATTGCTTGTTCCATGACCACCTTATTCTCTTCTTCTAGATTGTTCTATGGGGCCGGACTGAGAAATGCCTGAAGGAGACGACAGAGGAGATCCGGCAGATGGGCACAGAGTGCCACTACTTCATCTGTGACGTGGGCAACCGGGAGGAGGTATACCAGACGGCCAAAGCTGTCCGGGAGAaggtcagtggcttgggagggccTGTCCTCAGAGCAGCTGAACGCAGGGTAATGCCAGGAAAAGGGGATGTGCTTGCGTGGCCTGGCAGAGTGGCTTTGTCCAGGGCACtttaggggactttcctgaggagCTGGTCCAAGTTGCACAAGCAGGGATTGGGGATGATTGCACAATAGCTGTAGTCACCTGTGGTCCCCTTGGAAATTTAAACCTGTGGGTTTCTCTCTAAGACTGAGAGCCCAATGCCTCACTGCCTCCTGGGAAAATCCTTCTCCTGCCCTCAGTCATCTAGTGTATCAACTTACTCCAAGAGAGGAAAAACCACCCAGTTGGGTGTCCGGCATGTGGCAATGGTAACTCTCTTTACGTACCAATAACTTCATTTATTATAGATGTGACGGGCCCCAGGAAGGGTGCGTGCCATAAGTCATTTCTAACCCTCAGCACACAGCTGGTCTGGCGCTAATGCCATCTTCTCAACAAGACCGATGCCAGAGAGGTGGTGTGGCTTCCCAAGGCTGCACGCATATGGTGGAGGGTCTGGTCTGTGCCCTCACAGCCCTGTGTCCCCTCCCACCCGCAGGTGGGTGACATCACCATTCTGGTCAACAACGCTGCGGTGGTCCACGGGAAGAGCTTGATGGACAGCGACGATGACGCCCTCCTCAAGTCCCAGCACATCAACACCTTGGGCCAGTTCTGGGTAAGAGCTGTCCCGCCCGAGAGAGCCAGCCCTGGGCATGACAGGGAGCCTGGACAGCTGGGGTGGCAATAGGCTCACCAGGACCAGGACTCGGGCCAGCAGGATGTCCAAGGACAAAGTGGGACCAAGAGGAATGTCCAGCCCCAGAAGTCACTACACTTTCTGATCTGTGACCTCTAGCCCCTTCCCCTGCAGGAGGGCTGGGCCGCTGGAGTATCGCGGTCCCGGGTGGGCAGGTGTCCCTGGGCCAGGGCAGGAGGGCTGGTGGAAACAGCGGCTGCTTCACACCGACCCCGTCTGCCCACAGACCACCAAGGCCTTCCTGCCACGCATGCTGGAGCTGCAGAACGGCCACATCGTGTGCCTCAACTCCGTGCTGGCGCTGTCCGCCATCCCCGGTGCCATCGACTACTGCACGTCCAAAGCGTCCGCCTTTGCCTTTATGGAGAGCCTGACCCTGGGACTGCTGGACTGTCCGGGCGTCAGCGCCACCACTGTACTGCCCTTCCACACCAGCACTGAGATGTTCCAGGGCATGAGGGTCAGGTCAGTGGGCAGGGGACCAGCCTCCTCCCCGAGCTGGGCCAGCCAGCGTCTGCACAGGGAGAGTGCGCTGCAGGGTCCCCAGAAGCCGCTCCTCTGCCGGGAGCGCTCATGGGTTCTCCATCAGTGCGGGGTAGGATGCTCCAGCAGGTTAGGGTCCTGCTGCTCAGCTCGGGGCTTGTACACAGCCCAGGCCAAAGGCACACAATGGAATGAAGCCAGCTGTAAAGAGAGCAGGGTTGACAGGCATGTAGCATGGTGCATCCCTTGAGCTAAGCAAGGAAGCCAAAAGGGGACAACCCGCATGCTTGTGTTTGTGTGAAGTTCTAGAATGGAGCACACTGAGCCACGGTGCCAGAAAGCAGACCCATAGCTGCCCCGGAGGAGGCAGGGAAGACAGAGGGTTTTAGAAGTTCCTTCTTTGCCATCTGAACTAGTGAGGTTAACCAAGTTGTGTGCTTAAGGTGCGCA is a window encoding:
- the Dhrs3 gene encoding short-chain dehydrogenase/reductase 3 isoform X2, yielding MIYLVAKAAVGLVLPAKLRDLSRENVLITGGGRGIGRQLAREFAERGVRKIVLWGRTEKCLKETTEEIRQMGTECHYFICDVGNREEVYQTAKAVREKVGDITILVNNAAVVHGKSLMDSDDDALLKSQHINTLGQFWTTKAFLPRMLELQNGHIVCLNSVLALSAIPGAIDYCTSKASAFAFMESLTLGLLDCPGVSATTVLPFHTSTEMFQGMRVRFPNLFPPLKPETVARRTVEAVQLNQALLLLPWTMNILIILKSILPQAALEEIHRFSGTYTCMNTFKGRT
- the Dhrs3 gene encoding short-chain dehydrogenase/reductase 3 isoform X4; the protein is MGTECHYFICDVGNREEVYQTAKAVREKVGDITILVNNAAVVHGKSLMDSDDDALLKSQHINTLGQFWTTKAFLPRMLELQNGHIVCLNSVLALSAIPGAIDYCTSKASAFAFMESLTLGLLDCPGVSATTVLPFHTSTEMFQGMRVRFPNLFPPLKPETVARRTVEAVQLNQALLLLPWTMNILIILKSILPQAALEEIHRFSGTYTCMNTFKGRT
- the Dhrs3 gene encoding short-chain dehydrogenase/reductase 3 isoform X1; this encodes MVWKWLGALVVFPLQMIYLVAKAAVGLVLPAKLRDLSRENVLITGGGRGIGRQLAREFAERGVRKIVLWGRTEKCLKETTEEIRQMGTECHYFICDVGNREEVYQTAKAVREKVGDITILVNNAAVVHGKSLMDSDDDALLKSQHINTLGQFWTTKAFLPRMLELQNGHIVCLNSVLALSAIPGAIDYCTSKASAFAFMESLTLGLLDCPGVSATTVLPFHTSTEMFQGMRVRFPNLFPPLKPETVARRTVEAVQLNQALLLLPWTMNILIILKSILPQAALEEIHRFSGTYTCMNTFKGRT
- the Dhrs3 gene encoding short-chain dehydrogenase/reductase 3 isoform X3, which gives rise to MAYLEFPVGARATMIVLWGRTEKCLKETTEEIRQMGTECHYFICDVGNREEVYQTAKAVREKVGDITILVNNAAVVHGKSLMDSDDDALLKSQHINTLGQFWTTKAFLPRMLELQNGHIVCLNSVLALSAIPGAIDYCTSKASAFAFMESLTLGLLDCPGVSATTVLPFHTSTEMFQGMRVRFPNLFPPLKPETVARRTVEAVQLNQALLLLPWTMNILIILKSILPQAALEEIHRFSGTYTCMNTFKGRT